ATCTCGATATAACTCACCATCTTTAGAACCATTGTTTGAGGTTTGATATCCATAACCTTGTTAAGTAAGATGAAACAAAAAGCGCCTTGATAATCAGCGCTTCTTGTTATGGTTGTGGGCAAAAATGGTATTATTTGATTCGTAGGTAATTGCTGCGTTCTTTTAGCACAGCAATAATTTTGTTGTTGTGGGAGAGGGTGCCGGTCTTAGAATGGCGGCAAGCTTCTTTTAAAGCTTCGGTGTCAATATCAACAATTACTTTACGGAATTCTTCTGGTACCTCATCTGGTAGTAGATCCGCAGGAAGTTGCACTGGCACCTTACCACCGGCTTTACAGAGAGTAACAGCACTTTCAATGCCTTCTAACCGTTTACCTTTTTCTCCTAATTGTTCAACCCGTTGTTCAAGAAAGCTTTGGAGATTTTGCTTTAACCAGTACGCTGCTT
This genomic stretch from Ancylothrix sp. D3o harbors:
- a CDS encoding siphovirus Gp157 family protein, producing the protein MATLNELSEQLELAAEIIESDPTPENQRLAQGIVDEIIPQIESKIDAYTSVIKSKLELAETRKQRAKSIMELACSAEKAAYWLKQNLQSFLEQRVEQLGEKGKRLEGIESAVTLCKAGGKVPVQLPADLLPDEVPEEFRKVIVDIDTEALKEACRHSKTGTLSHNNKIIAVLKERSNYLRIK